A single region of the Brachypodium distachyon strain Bd21 chromosome 3, Brachypodium_distachyon_v3.0, whole genome shotgun sequence genome encodes:
- the LOC100844781 gene encoding F-box protein FBW2 isoform X1, which translates to MLLGRGSRVQGMGECSSSSSVGEYRCWEELLPDALGLVFRKLPLREVLTVVPRVCKSWGRVVSGPYCWQEIELEEWSQQQQSRPEQLARLVETLVRRSSGSCRRLSVSSGLPCDPLFSFIGDHARALRTLEIPRSEISDAIVEAVAPRLPNLTFLDISSCTKLGARALEAFGEHCRSLAGLRRVMHPTDVAGKACQRDEARAIARGMPALRHLEMGYMLVTTDAVLEVLARCRKLEFLDLRGCWAVDDGLILQQGRRRQPELKVLGPRVDDCFENGYLEECSDDDEDDEDVWELMEDDDDYYYYAVVGSDDDEEIIWDQGQGLENLEVRFYGGGFSESYAGFDWPPSP; encoded by the exons ATGCTCCTTG GGAGAGGGAGCAGAGTACAGGGGATGGGGgagtgcagcagcagcagcagcgtaGGCGAGTACAGGTGCTGGGAGGAGCTGCTGCCGGACGCGCTGGGGCTGGTGTTCCGGAAGCTACCGCTCCGGGAGGTGCTCACGGTGGTTCCCAGGGTTTGCAAGTCCTGGGGACGGGTCGTGTCCGGCCCCTACTGCTGGCAGGAGATCGAGCTCGAGGAGTggagccagcagcagcagagcaggCCGGAGCAGCTCGCCCGCTTGGTCGAGACGCTCGTCCGCCGCAGCTCCggctcctgccgccgcctcagcGTCTCCTCCGGCCTCCCCTGCGACCCGCTCTTCTCCTTCATCGGCGACCA CGCGAGAGCTCTGAGGACGCTGGAGATCCCGCGGAGCGAGATCAGCGACGCGATCGTGGAAGCCGTGGCGCCGAGGCTGCCAAACCTGACATTCCTGGACATCAGCAGCTGCACCAAGCTTGGAGCGCGCGCCCTGGAGGCCTTCGGCGAGCACTGCCGCTCTCTCGCCGGGCTCCGGCGCGTGATGCACCCGACCGACGTCGCCGGCAAGGCCTGCCAGCGGGACGAGGCCCGCGCCATCGCGCGCGGCATGCCGGCGCTCCGGCACCTGGAGATGGGCTACATGCTGGTCACCACGGACGCCGTGCTCGAGGTGCTCGCCCGGTGCCGGAAGCTCGAGTTCCTGGACCTCCGCGGCTGCTGGGCCGTCGACGATGGGCTGATCCTGCAGcagggccggcgccgccaaccGGAGCTCAAGGTTCTGGGCCCCCGCGTCGATGACTGCTTCGAGAATGGCTACCTGGAGGAGTGCTCTGACGATGATGAAGACGATGAAGATGTCTGGGAGCTCATGGAAGACGACGATGATTATTACTACTACGCCGTCGTTGGCAGCGATGACGACGAGGAGATAATATGGGATCAAGGCCAGGGGCTCGAGAACCTCGAGGTCAGGTTCTATGGCGGCGGGTTCAGCGAGAGCTATGCTGGATTCGACTGGCCGCCGTCTCCATGA
- the LOC100844781 gene encoding F-box protein FBW2 isoform X2, translating to MGECSSSSSVGEYRCWEELLPDALGLVFRKLPLREVLTVVPRVCKSWGRVVSGPYCWQEIELEEWSQQQQSRPEQLARLVETLVRRSSGSCRRLSVSSGLPCDPLFSFIGDHARALRTLEIPRSEISDAIVEAVAPRLPNLTFLDISSCTKLGARALEAFGEHCRSLAGLRRVMHPTDVAGKACQRDEARAIARGMPALRHLEMGYMLVTTDAVLEVLARCRKLEFLDLRGCWAVDDGLILQQGRRRQPELKVLGPRVDDCFENGYLEECSDDDEDDEDVWELMEDDDDYYYYAVVGSDDDEEIIWDQGQGLENLEVRFYGGGFSESYAGFDWPPSP from the exons ATGGGGgagtgcagcagcagcagcagcgtaGGCGAGTACAGGTGCTGGGAGGAGCTGCTGCCGGACGCGCTGGGGCTGGTGTTCCGGAAGCTACCGCTCCGGGAGGTGCTCACGGTGGTTCCCAGGGTTTGCAAGTCCTGGGGACGGGTCGTGTCCGGCCCCTACTGCTGGCAGGAGATCGAGCTCGAGGAGTggagccagcagcagcagagcaggCCGGAGCAGCTCGCCCGCTTGGTCGAGACGCTCGTCCGCCGCAGCTCCggctcctgccgccgcctcagcGTCTCCTCCGGCCTCCCCTGCGACCCGCTCTTCTCCTTCATCGGCGACCA CGCGAGAGCTCTGAGGACGCTGGAGATCCCGCGGAGCGAGATCAGCGACGCGATCGTGGAAGCCGTGGCGCCGAGGCTGCCAAACCTGACATTCCTGGACATCAGCAGCTGCACCAAGCTTGGAGCGCGCGCCCTGGAGGCCTTCGGCGAGCACTGCCGCTCTCTCGCCGGGCTCCGGCGCGTGATGCACCCGACCGACGTCGCCGGCAAGGCCTGCCAGCGGGACGAGGCCCGCGCCATCGCGCGCGGCATGCCGGCGCTCCGGCACCTGGAGATGGGCTACATGCTGGTCACCACGGACGCCGTGCTCGAGGTGCTCGCCCGGTGCCGGAAGCTCGAGTTCCTGGACCTCCGCGGCTGCTGGGCCGTCGACGATGGGCTGATCCTGCAGcagggccggcgccgccaaccGGAGCTCAAGGTTCTGGGCCCCCGCGTCGATGACTGCTTCGAGAATGGCTACCTGGAGGAGTGCTCTGACGATGATGAAGACGATGAAGATGTCTGGGAGCTCATGGAAGACGACGATGATTATTACTACTACGCCGTCGTTGGCAGCGATGACGACGAGGAGATAATATGGGATCAAGGCCAGGGGCTCGAGAACCTCGAGGTCAGGTTCTATGGCGGCGGGTTCAGCGAGAGCTATGCTGGATTCGACTGGCCGCCGTCTCCATGA